In the genome of Vespa crabro chromosome 17, iyVesCrab1.2, whole genome shotgun sequence, one region contains:
- the LOC124430054 gene encoding centrosomal protein of 290 kDa isoform X1, with translation MVRTNWEQIFSLNISSLTDEEIEDLCPTIMRCNIDEISDVQNLQMLMRISQEMLQYKDNQVESLLIECGELKNTISTLKPDVSKQKLKGQIVSDSQYEDKNFIKSSDTIETANHETVIQNKNEKIEKLLTELEGLDRENIILKERLGMLKEEMEDATERMNEMTDGLSSAQSKVLEYKERILDLERENIGLLNQIEELTSQQMDRDKVIDEFGVAIDSRIAEWKELLDEKDTEIHRLRENLSQSLLQSVTSVKEENKSQIVYLNEEIGNRDKIITELQSKLSEAVTEINEGAAIIEKLQASTKKPEKEEKRKEQKELLKKMQDANNQISDLQNALGQTQEDLKLKSTELCEVLSILRKYEDENHGLTEALHEIKDLKNELNHKREHIEDLVNVVNKLEMLNSYQEMEILTLREKLGISEDESISIDNIIKKRKEEEKRMEELVQENKILIHENLEMKSTIRLLKSNRSRLPAKKLDFSSDTIDNSTDFLHSTKLLETAANRVVDFESVRIYHKTDKDIRKEMKLVIDENEALRRGMHEILDSIRSQDGKSSVEVHSYTLERLLEALDVRHLAGWYHPAMRLQEHLNVIQGSNAELRSQIKQIRKELNRKDAILQDLALSKGIDLERLNTDDSDDNKLMYISEIKNIESIYQRELKEREREKESLIEDNKDLRYTIDNLNLQIDIYEKDRINLETSEDEVKRAFAIKTKDYIMVANELLLLNRKIVLLKDLLNKESIKMYDYQKNVVEKEGSLKRELTDANKRNKMLECEIIRLQSNLSNSMSITEYSDLKEKYEELNIRYRFLLEKNTIFYVDRSEIELLKDELDLTRKEKSQLMDLLKEDISKVDESDIVRQLKDYKANELIERQRADHMTKLHEISQSQFAKSESKIQEITNINCELQEKLIDVHKKLSKIVSSQSLRENNTDDIEESSNEHMEKLRIDNETLKRKLEIAEEEAKLQYTLNSFKTLELDNLRHQILDLQAISEDKATISRLNFELAGKKSTEMELNARKSQLESEISYLHDERERLMINSDKMRANVQYCRKQCDDRCRIYIDVIDFLQSQYAGSSSISALDRLTSMVEKLKTDRIELDVEMKKTKDFNNHLISQKETLTNRLEIVERLKDILEEQIGGESVQDILQKFSENSQYVLNDLKQKRRISHLDNELQMVNDKAAKYESIITSMENEMINMQKTWNRQGEQVVSRTDVQIKEIKFDTVEKRSVFVQVTIEHDSTEVQTEPYDCCLNKRKGKEEEEEKEEVIVVVDMVDTPKEKSVREVGNNTDTMNDTISMMQLNERLEDALKLAADRSDIIKNYESEILDYREKIDALNKEIKVMELELSKREINNIVEPILDIPIITNMDCTDKLALKSTINSLQKIVAQKEETIVRYQNLMKEEREEYVGVTSNLQREIDDLHYKVQLLESERKVDDKKNNDVTIEPDVDDEPKKSVTVYNAAREEEIARMIEKINTLEADLHITKELSGRWHRLAEERLKYIDRIRERLEEQHNTELEIYRSEINKWQSEADTLRQRLSEDRVVHTKGNISLMKELQEKDDKIHELNLNCQQLQNEIELLGATNRSLPARVAIDHRDELKIHDILPGTQRDQPLSQNQIDILRKQLQSLMEKEKMYKHEIAELKQRVSRGYMAVKTQEKKISQREMQLERKVKSLEEELEKMRTQLEREYLVQETRRAKTAEELSLWEKQKKWQQTAEKLQEKLKEKTNEYIKLNSNHEKLRSLVSCMEREKWFLKSKIKGEAPSNVLNDIPSRPISAAHQSLVIDLQKECQMLRERIGELERENSHELLKKIDEQKNCIASLEAVTKGNEYVVEKLQKLETTRDILERANLKLESENFELRLEIEKANADTPRLREKVEHLERYIELLKVEKSSDSTPRSTNKEHQELNSKKSVLELEKTIFTLKRIIEKLQAENKRLKFNSRRNNFVSGQVKKVNTGSEKSYEKLYEEAQKRMIDLETDLQLAEQRITMLEETQKEDDNGEINILKQQLAHKSELLEKVKQLLTRAAINEKTLRQRLQQLESKQTLSPIPECYVTVPNLD, from the exons ATGGTTCGAACAAATTGggaacaaatattttctttaaatatttcgtCTTTAACTGACGAAGAGATCGAGGATCTATGTCCTACGATAATGCGTTGCAATATTGATGAAATATCCGATGTACAAAATCTTCAAATGCTTATGAGAATATCTCAAGAAATGTTGCAGTATAAAGACAATCAA gtAGAATCTTTGCTCATAGAATGtggagaattaaaaaataccaTTTCAACATTGAAACCGGATGTTTCTAAGCAAAAACTTAAAG GTCAGATCGTATCTGATTCACAGTATGAAGATAAAAACTTCATTAAG tcATCTGACACAATTGAAACTGCCAATCATGAGACTgtgatacaaaataaaaatgaaaaaatagaaaagcttTTGACCGAATTAgag ggattagatagagaaaatattattttgaaggAACGATTAGGAAtgttgaaagaagaaatggagGATGCAactgaaagaatgaatgaaatgacAGATGGATTAAGTTCTGCACAATCAAAAGTCCTTGAATATAAAG AAAGGATATTAGATTTGGAACGTGAAAATATTGGTTTGCTCAATCAAATAGAAGAATTAACCAGTCAACAAATGGATAGAGATAAAGTAATAGATGAATTTGGAGTAGCAATAGATTCTAGAATAGCAGAATGGAag gAATTATTAGATGAAAAGGATACAGAGATACACCGtttaagagaaaatttatcCCAATCGTTATTGCAATCGGTTACATCAgttaaggaagaaaataaatcacaGATAGTATATTTAAACGAAGAAATTGGTAATCGTGATAAGATTATAACAGAATTACAAAGTAAACTTTCTGAAGCGGTTACAGAAATAAATGAAGGAGCTGCTATTATAGAGAAGTTACAAGCCAGTACGAAAAA gccagaaaaagaagagaagaggaaggaacaaaaagagttattaaaaaagatgcAGGATGcaaataatcaaatatctGATTTACAAAATGCATTGGGCCAAACGCAGGAGGATTTAAAACTAAAGAGCACTGAA ttATGCGaagtattatcaatattgaGAAAGTATGAGGACGAAAATCATGGTTTAACAGAAGCATTAcatgaaatcaaagatttaaaaaatgaattaaatcatAAAAGAGAACATATAGAAGATCTTGTCAATGTGGTTAATAAGTTAGAGATGTTAAATTCTTATCAAGAAATGGAAATCTTAACGCTCag AGAAAAATTAGGGATATCGGAGGATGAATCAATTTccatagataatattattaaaaaacgtaaggaagaagagaaaaggatggaAGAGCTTGTTCaggagaataaaatattaatacatgaAAATCTCGAAATGAAATCGACC ataaggCTGTTAAAATCAAATAGATCGCGTTTACCTGCAAAGAAATTAGATTTTTCAAGCGACACGATAGATAACAGCACCGACTTTTTGCACTCCACTAAATTATTGGAAACTGCTGCAAATCGGGTAGTCGATTTTGAATCCGTTCGGATATATCATAAAACtgataaagatattagaaaagaaatgaagctAGTTATAGATGAGAATGAAGCTCTTAGAAGAGGCATGCATGAAATTCTGGACAGTATACGCAGTCAAGACG GTAAAAGTTCAGTAGAAGTGCATTCGTATACATTGGAAAGATTATTGGAGGCATTAGATGTAAGACATTTGGCTGGTTGGTATCATCCTGCTATGAGATTACAAGAACATTTGAATGTTATACAAGGTAGCAATGCAGAATTACGATCTCAAATTAAACAGATTag AAAGGAACTTAACAGAAAGGATGCTATATTGCAAGATTTAGCATTGAGCAAAGGAATAGATTTAGAGAGATTAAATACCGATGATtctgatgataataaattaatgtatatttcggaaataaaaaatattgaaagtatatatcaaagagaattaaaggaaagggaaagggaaaaggaatcATTGAtcgaagataataaagatttacgatatacgatcgataatttaaatcttcaaatagatatttatgaAAAGGATCGGATTAATTTAGAGACTAGCGAGGACGAAGTAAAAAGAGCATTTGCGATTAAAACGAAAGATTATATAATGGTTGCTAacgaattgttattattgaatagGAAAATTGTACTTTTAAAAGATCTTCTTAATAAGGAATCTATTAAGATGTATGATTATCAAAAAAATGtggtagaaaaagaaggttctttaaaaagagaattgaCCGATGCCAATAAGCGTAATAAAATGTTAGAATGTGAGATAATAAGATTACAAAGTAATCTATCTAATTCGATGAGTATTACGGAATATAgcgatttaaaagagaaatacgaaGAATTAAATATACGTTATCGTTTTCTACTCGAGAAGAATACTATCTTCTACGTAGATAGATCTGAAATTGAATTGTTGAAGGATGAATTGGatttaacgagaaaagaaaaatcacaaTTAATGGATCTATTAAAGGAAGATATTTCTAAAGTGGATGAAAGCGATATTGTTAGACAATTAAAGGATTACAAAGCTAATGAATTAATCGAAAGACAGCGTGCCGATCATATGACCAAATTGCACGAGATATCTCAAAGTCAATTTGCCAAATCTGAATCGAAGATAcaagaaataacaaatattaattgcGAGTTACAAGAGAAATTAATCGATgtacataaaaaattatcaaaaattgtATCCTCGCAAAGTCTTCGGGAAAATAATACCGATGATATTGAAGAATCGTCGAACGAACATATGGAAAAATTGAGAATCGATAATGAaacgttgaaaagaaaattagaaattgcCGAGGAGGAGGCCAAATTGCAATATACATTGAATTCGTTTAAAACATTGGAATTAGATAATCTCAGACATCAGATTTTAGATTTGCAAGCGATTAGCGAAGACAAGGCTACGATATCGAGACTTAATTTTGAATTGGCTGGTAAGAAGAGTACCGAAATGGAATTGAACGCACGAAAGTCACAGCTCGAAAGTGAAATATCTTATTTGCATGATGAACGTGAaagattaatgataaattccGATAAGATGCGAGCGAACGtgcaatattgtcgaaaacaATGCGACGATCGTTGCAG GATTTACATAGACGTAATAGATTTTTTACAAAGCCAATATGCAGGATCATCTTCGATTAGCGCTCTCGACAGATTAACGTCAAtggttgaaaaattaaaaactgaTCGAATAGAATTAGATGTGGAAatgaagaagacgaaggattttaataatcatttgatATCCCAAAAGGAAACTTTAACAAATCGTTTGGAGATTGTCGAACGTTTGAAGGATATATTGGAGGAGCAAATTGGCGGTGAAAGCGTGCAAGATATTTTGCAAAAGTTTTCCGAAAATTCCCAATACGTATTAAAC gaTTTGAAACAAAAACGAAGGATATCCCATTTGGATAATGAATTGCAAATGGTAAATGACAAAGCCGCGAAATATGAATCGATTATTACGAGTATGGAGAACGAAATGATTAACATGCAAAAGACTTGGAATCGTCAGGGTGAACAAGTAGTGTCAAGGACCGATGTAcaaattaaagaaatcaaatttgaTACGGTAGAAAAACGATCGGTTTTCGTTCAAGTAACGATAGAACACGATTCGACGGAGGTACAAACAGAACCTTACGATTGTTGTTTAAACAaacggaaaggaaaagaagaagaagaagaaaaagaagaagtaatagtagtagtagatatGGTTGATACGCCGAAGGAAAAATCTGTTCGAGAAGTAGGTAACAATACGGATACAATGAATGATACAATTTCTATGATGCAATTGAACGAACGTTTAGAGGATGCATTAAAACTCGCGGCAGATCGttctgatataataaaaaattacgagTCAGAAATATTggattatcgagaaaaaatagatGCACTTAATAAGGAAATTAAAGTAATGGAATTGGAAttatcgaaaagagaaataaataatatcgtcgaGCCGATATTagatattcctattattacaaatatggATTGTACCGACAAATTGGCATTGAAGTCTACGATTAACAGTTTGCAAAAAATTGTCGCACAAAAGGAAGAGACGATAGTGAGATATCAAAATCTTatgaaggaggaaagagaggaataCGTTGGGGTTACGTCTAATTTGCAAAGGGAAATCGATGATTTGCATTATAAAGTACAATTGTTGGAAAGTGAAAGGAAagttgacgataaaaaaaataatgatgttaCGATCGAGCCTGACGTTGACGATGAGCCAAAGAAATCTGTTACCGTTTATAACGCAGCCAGAGAAGAGGAGATTGCtagaatgatagaaaaaataaatactttgGAAGCAGATTTGCATATTACGAAAGAACTTAGTGGTCGATGGCATCGATTGGCAGAAGAGAgattgaaatatatagatcGTATAAGAGAAAG ACTCGAAGAACAACATAATACGGAGCTTGAAATTTATCGTTCCGAGATTAACAAATGGCAGTCAGAAGCTGATACGCTTAGACAACGATTATCGGAAGATCGTGTCGTTCATACGAAAGGGaatatatcacttatgaaagaattgcaagagaaagatgataaaATACACGAGCTTAATCTTAATTGTCAACAATTGCAG AACGAAATCGAATTGTTAGGAGCCACGAATCGATCATTGCCAGCACGTGTTGCGATCGATCATCGTGACGAACTTAAAATCCACGATATCTTACCTGGTACTCAACGTGATCAGCCTCTATCACAGAatcaaatagatattttacGTAAACAGTTGCAATCCCtgatggaaaaggaaaagatgtaTAAGCATGAGATTGCTGAACTGAAGCAACGTGTCAGTCGGGG ATACATGGCGGTAAAAacgcaagagaaaaaaatttctcagcGCGAGATGCAATTGGAAAGGAAGGTAAAGTCTTTGGAGGAGGAGTTAGAAAAAATGCGGACTCAGTTAGAAAGGGAATACTTAGTTCAAGAAACTAGAAGGGCGAAg aCAGCCGAGGAACTCTCGTTGTGggagaagcaaaagaaatgGCAACAGACTGCAGAAAAATTGCAAGAGaagttaaaagagaaaacgaacgagtatatcaaattaaattcgaaTCACGAAAAATTACGATCTTTGGTTTCCTGCATGGAACGTGAAAAGTGGTTTCTaaagagtaaaataaaagGGGAAGCTCCATCAAACGTGTTGAATGATATACCGTCTAGACCGATCTCAGCTGCACATCAGAGTCTCGTGATTGATTTACAGAAGGAATGTCAAATGTTGAGAGAACGTATCGGCGAATTGGAAAGGGAAAATAGtcatgaattattaaagaaaatagacgAGCAAAAGAATTGTATAGCTTCATTGGAAGCTGTCACGAAG GGAAACGAGTACGTTGTCgagaaattacaaaaattagaGACTACCAGGGACATTCTCGAGAGAGCCAATTTGAAATTGGAAAGtgaaaattttgaattaagattagaaatagaaaaagctAACGCGGATACGCCGCGTTTGCGGGAAAAAGTCGAACATTTAGAAAG aTACATCGAATTGTTGAAAGTAGAGAAATCGTCGGATTCGACACCTAGATCGACGAACAAGGAACATCAGGAATTAAATTCCAAAAAGTCTGTTTTAGAATTAGAGAAAACGATCTTTACGTTAAAGAGAATCATTGAAAAGTTACAAGCGGAGAACAAAAGGCTGAAGTTTAATTCGAGAAGGAATAATTTCGTATCTGGTCAA GTAAAGAAAGTTAACACAgggagcgaaaaatcttacgaGAAATTGTACGAGGAAGCTCAAAAGAGAATGATAGACTTGGAAACGGATTTGCAACTTGCCGAACAGAGAATAACGATGTTGGAAGAAACTCAAAAGGAGGATGACAACGGCGAGATTAATATCTTGAAACAACAATTGGCACATAAATCAGAACTATTGGAAAAAGTGAAGCAATTGTTGACGAGGGCGGCCATAAATGAAAAGACACTTCGTCAACGA cTTCAGCAACTGGAATCTAAACAGACATTGTCACCGATACCAGAATGTTACGTAACTGTACCTAATTTAGactga